The DNA sequence TCTGATTGTACATACAACTTAGCCGAATATTAGTCTATTTGAATGTTAAGACCATTACTGTGATGAAAGACTAAGGGTATTATAGTAAGAAAATGGGCTATTTATACCATATATAACGGCGAAATCATGTATCCCCTTCTCTTCCGGGAGGCGTTGAATTCGACCTGCTACGGGGTGTTCCAGAGTCACTTGATTTCATCAGGGGATGTCTCTCAAAATTTAAGGTCTTGCCCGTCGTGTCCGGGTTGTCATGTTGCATGCAACCAGAAAAAATTGAAATTCCCGGTACTTCAGGCAGTGAAATTTGGTTCGTGACCACCTGGCGCCAGACCCGGAGAATATTGGAAAATTTTTTACCATCCCTCCAACCCCAAAATACTGGCTGGAAGACTGTCTGAAGGCTTAGGAGGGGGGAAACCTCCTGGCATCTGTTGCAATATCGACAATTGCGGGCAATTTCGAACCGAATGCATCGGAAACTGCTTGTTTGAGTTTATCTGGTTTCTCTACCTTTATGCCGAATCCTCCGCATGCACGTGCATATTCCGCAAAATCCGGATTGAGAAGTTCGGTGGCATAATTGGGATAATTTTCCGTCATCTGTTCGACCTGGATCATTCCCAGTTGCTTGTTGTTGAGAATGACCACCACTATCGGGAGATCATATTTAACTGCGGTGACAAATTCGGCCATCGCCATGGAAAATCCCCCGTCACCTGTAATGCAGAGGACGTCTTTGTCCGGGTATGCGAGCTTTCCTGCAATGGCTGCCGGAAGCCCAAAGCCCATCGCCGCAAGATAACCCGACATTGCAAAGCGCTGGTGTTGCATGCGGAAATTGCGCCCGAACCACCATTGGTTCTCACCGACGTCCACAGTTATTACGGCATCATCCGGAATAATCTCAGAGAGGGTCTTCATGATGAAGGGGGGGCGGACAGGAACTGCGGATGCGTCTGCTTCATGGTCTCTTTGGTTATTCCAGTCATGCTTCATATCCGCAATTATTTTTAGCACACCTCCTGGTTCCCGTGGTATGCAGAATTGCTGCAATGCAGGAGTTACCAGTGAGCATTCACCCCACAAGGGGTATGCTCTTGGTGAAATTCCAAGCTTTATCGGATTGATATCCACCTGGATTATATCGGTGTCGAGGGGGACGTTTGTATAGGTGGAAAATCCGACCCCAAGGGTGATGAGGAGATCCGCTTCCCTGACCAGATCACGGGTTGAGGGTGCCCCAACCGATCCCAGAATCCCCACACTCCAGGGATGATTCTCCGGGAGAATTCCTTTGGCCCGGAAGGTGGTCGCAATCGGTGCTGCGATGGTTGATGCGAACCGTACAACTTCTTCAGCAGCGCCACAGGCTCCCCATCCGGCAATGATCACCGGATTTTCGGATGCGTTGATTCTTTCAGCGGCCTTTTCGATGAGGGATGACTCCGGAAGTATGAATGGGTTGGCAATAATGGATTCTCGC is a window from the Methanovulcanius yangii genome containing:
- a CDS encoding thiamine pyrophosphate-dependent enzyme; the protein is MAGWKCTVCGYIYNEEKGEESMGIAADTAFTDLPSDWTCPVCGAPKSAFEKIDTTDVHADSEKTVSDVIITELDKWGVRYVFGLPGTSSLGLVDALRKNDSLRYIVVRHEENAAMAASAYNKLTGKIAACLTIAGPGATNLATGLYDAQADHASVLSLNGQVQIQYSGPGGFQEIDQDAFFRPMTVYNNTIYDKEKTVILLTRAMKYATLEHGVAQLSIPNNIQKLPLKLEYCRRESIIANPFILPESSLIEKAAERINASENPVIIAGWGACGAAEEVVRFASTIAAPIATTFRAKGILPENHPWSVGILGSVGAPSTRDLVREADLLITLGVGFSTYTNVPLDTDIIQVDINPIKLGISPRAYPLWGECSLVTPALQQFCIPREPGGVLKIIADMKHDWNNQRDHEADASAVPVRPPFIMKTLSEIIPDDAVITVDVGENQWWFGRNFRMQHQRFAMSGYLAAMGFGLPAAIAGKLAYPDKDVLCITGDGGFSMAMAEFVTAVKYDLPIVVVILNNKQLGMIQVEQMTENYPNYATELLNPDFAEYARACGGFGIKVEKPDKLKQAVSDAFGSKLPAIVDIATDARRFPPS